The Kitasatospora sp. NBC_00374 genome has a segment encoding these proteins:
- the ligD gene encoding non-homologous end-joining DNA ligase → MPERQVTEVEGRRLVLSHLDKVLWPVTGWTKGEALYYYAQVAPAMLPHLRRRPATFLRFPSGIGEEGFFAKNPPPGLPDWVHTVTVPTHEGPKDRVTVDDLATLMTVGNGYALELHVPQWTADTGPTHHDRLVVDLDPGPGADLVQCCRAALLIRERLAADGLRAHPKTSGSKGLHLYAALRPAPAKAVGAYARALAERLAADHPDLMVSRMAKALRRGRVFVDWSQNATAKTTAAPYTLRATPVPGVSAPVSWAEIESCTRAEDLAFTPDQVLERVAAHGDLLAPLLDEDAPLPD, encoded by the coding sequence ATGCCGGAGCGCCAGGTCACGGAAGTCGAGGGCCGCCGCCTGGTCCTGTCCCACCTCGACAAGGTCCTGTGGCCGGTCACCGGCTGGACCAAGGGCGAGGCGCTCTACTACTACGCCCAGGTCGCCCCGGCCATGCTGCCGCACCTGCGGCGCCGGCCCGCGACCTTCCTGCGCTTCCCCTCCGGGATCGGCGAGGAGGGCTTCTTCGCCAAGAACCCGCCGCCCGGCCTGCCCGACTGGGTGCACACCGTGACCGTCCCCACCCACGAGGGCCCGAAGGACCGGGTCACCGTGGACGACCTCGCCACCCTGATGACGGTCGGCAACGGCTACGCCCTGGAGCTGCACGTCCCGCAGTGGACGGCCGACACCGGCCCGACCCACCACGACCGGCTGGTCGTCGACCTCGACCCCGGGCCCGGCGCCGACCTGGTCCAGTGCTGCCGGGCCGCCCTGCTGATCCGCGAGCGGCTCGCCGCCGACGGCCTGCGCGCCCACCCCAAGACCTCCGGGAGCAAGGGCCTGCACCTGTACGCGGCGCTGCGCCCCGCCCCCGCCAAGGCGGTCGGCGCGTACGCCAGGGCGCTGGCCGAACGGCTGGCCGCCGACCACCCCGACCTGATGGTGTCCCGGATGGCGAAGGCACTGCGCCGGGGCCGGGTCTTCGTCGACTGGTCGCAGAACGCGACGGCCAAGACCACCGCCGCGCCCTACACCCTTCGGGCGACCCCGGTCCCCGGGGTGTCCGCCCCCGTGAGCTGGGCGGAGATCGAGAGCTGCACCCGGGCCGAGGACCTGGCCTTCACACCCGACCAGGTCCTGGAACGCGTCGCCGCGCACGGCGACCTGCTGGCGCCGCTGCTGGACGAGGACGCCCCGCTGCCCGATTGA
- a CDS encoding Ku protein, producing the protein MPQVTWKGVITFGLVSVPVQLYAATEEHSGPTLHQMHAKDGSRIRLKRFCEAEGVEVPYGEVVKGYESPDGRQVVLDESDLAELPLPSKKIIDVLAFVPADSIDPMMLAKAYYVSTADKAPAKPYVLLRDALVESGQIAVTKVTMRTRESLAVLRVRGDALVLQTCLWPDEVRSAEGVAPDESVTVRPQELKMARSLMDTLSEDFDLSALHDEYQQALEQLIEAKLAGVETPHGEEPAETAGADVIDLMAVLRSSVKAAKEVHGRAAAPADGAREDAGAEAASPGQRTAARKPAGKKTAAAKSPAKRAGEPAAKSAAKAPAKKAAAAKRAAPRRAS; encoded by the coding sequence ATGCCACAGGTCACCTGGAAGGGCGTCATCACGTTCGGGCTGGTCAGCGTGCCCGTCCAGCTGTACGCCGCGACCGAGGAGCACAGCGGGCCGACCCTGCACCAGATGCACGCGAAGGACGGCTCGCGGATCCGGCTGAAGCGCTTCTGCGAGGCGGAGGGCGTCGAGGTCCCGTACGGCGAGGTGGTCAAGGGGTACGAGTCCCCCGACGGGCGCCAGGTGGTGCTGGACGAGTCGGACCTGGCCGAGCTGCCGCTGCCGAGCAAGAAGATCATCGACGTGCTGGCGTTCGTCCCGGCCGACTCGATCGACCCGATGATGCTGGCCAAGGCCTACTACGTGTCGACGGCCGACAAGGCGCCCGCCAAGCCGTACGTGCTGCTGCGCGACGCCCTGGTGGAGTCCGGGCAGATCGCCGTCACCAAGGTGACGATGCGGACGAGGGAGTCGCTGGCGGTGCTGCGGGTGCGCGGCGACGCGCTGGTGCTGCAGACCTGCCTGTGGCCGGACGAGGTGCGGTCGGCCGAGGGGGTCGCGCCGGACGAGTCGGTGACGGTGCGGCCGCAGGAGCTGAAGATGGCCCGGTCGTTGATGGACACCCTGTCGGAGGACTTCGACCTGTCCGCGCTGCACGACGAGTACCAGCAGGCCCTGGAGCAGCTGATCGAGGCGAAGCTTGCCGGGGTGGAGACCCCGCACGGGGAGGAGCCGGCCGAGACGGCGGGCGCCGACGTGATCGACCTGATGGCGGTGCTGCGCAGCAGCGTGAAGGCGGCCAAGGAGGTGCACGGCAGGGCCGCCGCGCCGGCGGACGGGGCCCGGGAAGACGCGGGGGCCGAGGCGGCCTCGCCCGGGCAGCGGACGGCGGCGCGGAAGCCCGCCGGCAAGAAGACCGCCGCCGCGAAGAGCCCGGCGAAGCGCGCCGGGGAGCCGGCCGCGAAGAGCGCGGCGAAGGCGCCGGCGAAGAAGGCCGCCGCCGCCAAGCGGGCGGCGCCGCGACGGGCCTCGTGA
- the pip gene encoding prolyl aminopeptidase — protein sequence MTGPYPPIEPYDHGMLDTGDGNLVYWEACGNPDGKPALVVHGGPGSGCTPGARRRFDPELYRIILFDQRGCGRSTPHASDPSADMSLNTTEHLLADMERLREYLGVENWLLHGGSWGSTLILAYAQRHPERVSQIVIAAVTTTRRSETDWLYRGVRRFFPEQWARFRAGVPAAERDGDLVAAYARLMEHPDPSVRERAAVDWAAWEDAVLSMEPSGAPRPYGDRPPAALLAFVRICSHYFAHGAWLEEGALLRDAGRLAGIPGVLVHGRLDLSTPLDTAWELARAWPDARLVVVDDSGHKGSDAQQREVLDAIERFARH from the coding sequence ATGACCGGCCCGTACCCGCCGATCGAACCGTACGACCACGGGATGCTCGACACCGGGGACGGCAACCTCGTCTACTGGGAGGCCTGCGGCAACCCGGACGGCAAGCCCGCACTGGTGGTCCACGGCGGCCCCGGCTCGGGCTGCACGCCGGGCGCGCGCCGCAGGTTCGACCCGGAGCTGTACCGGATCATCCTGTTCGACCAGCGCGGCTGCGGTCGCAGCACCCCGCACGCGAGCGACCCGTCGGCCGACATGAGCCTCAACACGACCGAACACCTGCTCGCCGACATGGAGCGGCTGCGCGAGTACCTCGGGGTGGAGAACTGGCTGCTCCACGGCGGCTCCTGGGGCTCCACCCTGATCCTGGCCTACGCGCAGCGCCACCCCGAGCGGGTCTCTCAGATCGTCATCGCCGCCGTCACCACCACCCGGCGGTCCGAGACCGACTGGCTCTACCGCGGCGTGCGCCGCTTCTTCCCCGAGCAGTGGGCGCGCTTCCGGGCGGGGGTGCCGGCGGCCGAGCGGGACGGCGACCTGGTCGCGGCCTACGCCCGGCTGATGGAACATCCCGACCCGTCCGTCCGGGAGCGGGCCGCCGTCGACTGGGCGGCCTGGGAGGACGCGGTGCTCTCGATGGAGCCCAGCGGCGCGCCCCGTCCGTACGGTGACCGGCCGCCGGCCGCGCTGCTGGCCTTCGTGCGGATCTGCTCGCACTACTTCGCGCACGGCGCCTGGCTGGAGGAGGGCGCCCTGCTGCGCGACGCGGGCCGCCTGGCGGGCATCCCCGGGGTGCTGGTCCACGGCAGGCTCGACCTCAGCACCCCGCTCGACACGGCCTGGGAGCTCGCCCGTGCCTGGCCCGACGCGCGGCTGGTGGTGGTGGACGACTCCGGGCACAAGGGCAGCGACGCCCAGCAGCGGGAGGTCCTCGACGCGATCGAGCGGTTCGCCCGACACTGA
- a CDS encoding GNAT family N-acetyltransferase, translating into MTTTTVVVRRLAAEEWTGYREVRLAALADAPEAFGSTLAREQAFTEDVWRGRLLARNTLVAERDGESLGLVGIVPAGPGQAELVSMWVHPAARGLGVGDLLVRAAIERAGRLGLPEVLLWVAEANAPAERLYTRHGFGRTGEVQPVDEESDRGLEFAMLRPATG; encoded by the coding sequence ATGACGACGACGACAGTGGTGGTGCGGAGGCTCGCGGCCGAGGAGTGGACGGGCTACCGCGAGGTGCGGCTGGCCGCCCTGGCCGACGCGCCCGAGGCCTTCGGCTCGACCCTGGCCCGCGAACAGGCCTTCACCGAGGACGTCTGGCGCGGCCGGCTGCTGGCGCGCAACACCCTGGTCGCCGAGCGCGACGGCGAATCGCTCGGGCTGGTCGGGATCGTCCCGGCGGGCCCCGGGCAGGCCGAGCTGGTCTCGATGTGGGTGCACCCGGCCGCCCGCGGCCTGGGCGTGGGCGACCTGCTGGTGCGGGCCGCGATCGAGCGGGCCGGGCGGCTGGGGCTGCCGGAGGTGCTGCTGTGGGTCGCCGAGGCGAACGCGCCCGCCGAGCGCCTGTACACCCGGCACGGCTTCGGCCGCACCGGCGAGGTCCAGCCCGTCGACGAGGAGAGCGACCGGGGCCTGGAGTTCGCCATGCTGCGCCCGGCCACGGGCTGA
- a CDS encoding AMP-binding protein, translated as MVQTIAEPSGRRHEPSARPRHSRVHAGRRPARRAVPGAVIAPITHPPLTVPDLLDARAADHPDRVALQVVGGSSVTYRAWRERALRAALGLAGAGVRPGRRVVLRFPNAEWERYAVAFLAVQYAGGVPVPVREDLTEADAARLAALAEAGTALRSPALAALPGTTDLVLDTLLARHPAAPDAAPYRVGPQDPAQVIGTSGTTGDPKGVLAAHGNLTAGLALRPRPRPYAHSRYALHAFPIGTNAGQVMLLGALTGAPTVLSLPRFAAEEFGAAVAEFGVGTVFLVPSMAVELLNSGAAQRHDLSGVKLVSSSAAALPGPVAAALAAALPGATLVNTYTSAESSPAQISAVVDARRPGSVGRPTDPADLRVLDDTGAAVPVGEVGEVWLRQPGPPRGYLGEPAGGSAVFRGGWVRMGDLGRLDAEGYLHLVDRESEVVKSGALKVSTLRIEEVLHEHPQVADAAALGLPHPVMGAVPVAAVIPAPGGLDLDGLRLFLSTRLSRPELPVRILLVDELPRNPSGKVVKHRLRPLFDGPEPPAGPAAPPATPTELRLASIWRRLLGRTVTDVADEFFALGGDSFRAVQLAAAITEEFAVPTGTALVFERPSLRAQAAWLDHPGRTADTRADGPAAAAVTPYLARLRAQPHAVPLSSQQENFFRWMAGAPGRDAGAVTALFRVDDRLEPETLGLALTEAVRRHPALRTRFEPVAGQPGVVRTVLDEEPNARITLLAAPGASDAEVDALLVAERDRLTDLARDPMARLLVVSRGAEDHVVLLAVHHMVGDGWSIGVLLADLGVLYSALRRGRSAPPPRPGLGYRELVEWSNGHWPASRAHFAGALAGAPQAVEPFAGRRAVDEVLTRGHEFALPAERAAALRERAAELGATPFLAVAAAWAGLLAARSGRPDLVLMTPVPGRPRPEAERAVGCFVQSLLLRVDASGGPGFAELLDRLRGVATAALDHQLYPFAEFSPAAPFAAWLRYEAWAAPAQLPGLSCGPWELPRGSTVPWPLPGGDRGVPELTVVEQPDGGLRCWLQYNALAFEEPVVAALAADFVAALAAACG; from the coding sequence TTGGTCCAGACCATAGCGGAGCCGTCGGGCCGGCGCCACGAACCGTCAGCGCGCCCACGGCACAGCAGAGTTCACGCCGGGCGGCGGCCCGCCCGGAGAGCCGTACCTGGAGCCGTCATCGCCCCCATCACGCACCCGCCGCTGACCGTCCCCGACCTGCTGGACGCCCGGGCCGCCGACCACCCCGACCGGGTCGCGCTCCAGGTGGTCGGCGGCAGCTCCGTCACCTACCGGGCCTGGCGCGAGCGCGCCCTGCGCGCGGCCCTCGGCCTGGCCGGCGCCGGGGTGCGCCCCGGGCGGCGGGTCGTGCTGCGGTTCCCGAACGCCGAGTGGGAGCGGTACGCGGTGGCGTTCCTGGCCGTGCAGTACGCGGGCGGGGTGCCGGTACCCGTCCGGGAGGACCTGACCGAGGCCGACGCGGCCCGGCTGGCCGCCCTCGCGGAGGCCGGCACCGCCCTGCGCAGCCCCGCGCTCGCCGCCCTGCCCGGCACCACCGACCTGGTGCTGGACACGCTGCTGGCGCGGCACCCGGCGGCCCCCGACGCGGCGCCCTACCGGGTGGGACCGCAGGACCCGGCGCAGGTCATCGGCACCTCGGGCACCACCGGCGACCCCAAGGGCGTACTGGCCGCGCACGGCAACCTGACCGCCGGGCTGGCCCTGCGGCCACGCCCGAGGCCGTACGCGCACTCGCGGTACGCGCTGCACGCCTTCCCGATCGGCACCAACGCCGGGCAGGTGATGCTGCTCGGCGCGCTGACGGGCGCGCCGACCGTGCTCAGCCTGCCTCGGTTCGCCGCGGAGGAGTTCGGCGCGGCGGTGGCGGAGTTCGGCGTCGGCACGGTGTTCCTGGTGCCGTCGATGGCCGTGGAGCTGCTCAACTCCGGGGCCGCGCAGCGGCACGACCTGTCCGGTGTGAAGCTGGTCAGCTCCTCCGCCGCCGCACTGCCCGGGCCGGTCGCCGCGGCACTCGCCGCCGCGCTGCCCGGCGCGACGCTCGTCAACACCTACACCTCGGCCGAGTCCTCCCCCGCGCAGATCTCGGCGGTCGTGGACGCCCGCCGCCCCGGGTCGGTCGGGCGCCCGACCGACCCGGCGGACCTGCGGGTGCTCGACGACACGGGTGCGGCCGTGCCCGTCGGCGAGGTCGGCGAGGTGTGGCTGCGACAGCCCGGCCCGCCGCGCGGCTACCTCGGCGAGCCGGCCGGCGGATCGGCGGTGTTCCGGGGCGGTTGGGTACGGATGGGCGATCTGGGGCGGCTGGACGCCGAGGGGTACCTCCACCTGGTCGACCGGGAGAGCGAGGTCGTCAAGTCCGGTGCGCTGAAGGTGTCCACGCTGCGGATCGAGGAGGTGCTGCACGAGCACCCGCAGGTCGCGGACGCGGCGGCGCTCGGCCTGCCGCACCCGGTGATGGGGGCCGTCCCGGTGGCCGCCGTGATCCCGGCGCCGGGCGGCCTGGACCTGGACGGCCTGCGGCTGTTCCTGAGCACCCGGCTGAGCCGGCCCGAACTGCCGGTCCGCATCCTGCTCGTGGACGAGCTGCCCAGGAACCCGTCCGGTAAGGTGGTCAAGCACCGGCTGCGGCCGCTGTTCGACGGACCCGAGCCCCCGGCCGGCCCCGCCGCTCCCCCGGCCACGCCCACCGAGCTGCGGCTGGCCTCGATCTGGCGGCGGCTGCTGGGACGGACGGTCACCGACGTGGCCGACGAGTTCTTCGCGCTCGGCGGCGACTCCTTCCGGGCCGTCCAGCTGGCCGCCGCGATCACCGAGGAGTTCGCGGTGCCGACCGGCACCGCGCTGGTCTTCGAACGGCCCTCGCTGCGCGCCCAGGCCGCCTGGCTGGACCACCCCGGCCGGACGGCGGACACCCGCGCCGACGGCCCCGCCGCGGCCGCCGTCACCCCCTACCTGGCCCGGCTGCGGGCGCAGCCGCACGCCGTCCCGCTCAGCTCGCAGCAGGAGAACTTCTTCCGCTGGATGGCCGGGGCGCCCGGCCGGGACGCCGGCGCGGTGACCGCGCTGTTCCGGGTGGACGACCGGCTGGAGCCCGAGACGCTCGGGCTGGCCCTCACCGAGGCCGTCCGCCGCCACCCGGCCCTGCGCACCCGGTTCGAGCCGGTGGCCGGGCAGCCGGGGGTGGTGCGCACCGTGCTGGACGAGGAGCCGAACGCCCGGATCACCCTGCTGGCGGCGCCCGGTGCGAGCGACGCCGAGGTCGACGCGCTGCTGGTCGCCGAACGGGACCGGCTGACCGACCTGGCCCGCGACCCGATGGCCCGGCTGCTGGTGGTCAGCCGGGGCGCCGAGGACCACGTGGTGCTGCTCGCCGTCCACCACATGGTCGGCGACGGCTGGTCGATCGGGGTGCTGCTGGCGGATCTCGGGGTGCTCTACTCGGCGCTGCGGCGGGGGCGGAGCGCCCCGCCCCCGCGGCCCGGCCTCGGCTACCGGGAGCTGGTGGAGTGGTCCAACGGGCACTGGCCGGCCTCCCGGGCGCACTTCGCGGGCGCGCTCGCCGGGGCGCCGCAGGCCGTCGAGCCGTTCGCCGGCCGCCGGGCGGTGGACGAAGTCCTCACCCGGGGACACGAGTTCGCGCTGCCCGCGGAGCGGGCGGCCGCGCTGCGGGAGCGCGCCGCCGAGCTGGGCGCCACCCCGTTCCTGGCCGTGGCGGCGGCGTGGGCCGGCCTGCTCGCGGCCCGCAGCGGCCGGCCCGACCTGGTGCTGATGACACCGGTGCCGGGCCGTCCGCGGCCGGAGGCCGAGCGGGCGGTGGGGTGCTTCGTGCAGTCGCTGCTGCTGCGGGTGGACGCCTCCGGCGGCCCGGGCTTCGCCGAGCTGCTCGACCGGCTGCGGGGCGTCGCCACCGCGGCCCTGGACCACCAGCTCTACCCCTTCGCCGAGTTCAGCCCGGCGGCGCCGTTCGCGGCCTGGCTGCGGTACGAGGCCTGGGCGGCCCCGGCTCAGCTGCCGGGCCTGAGCTGCGGGCCGTGGGAACTGCCGCGCGGCAGCACCGTCCCGTGGCCGCTGCCCGGCGGGGACCGCGGGGTGCCGGAGCTGACCGTGGTGGAGCAGCCGGACGGCGGACTGCGGTGCTGGCTGCAGTACAACGCGCTCGCCTTCGAGGAGCCCGTGGTCGCCGCGCTGGCGGCGGACTTCGTGGCCGCGCTGGCGGCCGCCTGCGGCTGA
- a CDS encoding AAA family ATPase → MTTVLVNGLPGAGKTTLARSLAQELGLPLFSKDAVKETLADTLGLGPPPGSTARGWSSALGRAAAETLWTLLGHAPGGAVLESPWLGGTRPFATAGLARAGVSEVQEVWCEVPPEVARRRCAERAAGRHPVHLDDLPGTDPDPDGRWELWSRTAVPLALGTVHRVDTTRRVDVALLAGRIRAADGSGRAGGRPG, encoded by the coding sequence GTGACCACGGTGCTGGTGAACGGGCTGCCGGGCGCCGGGAAGACCACCCTCGCCCGGTCCCTCGCACAGGAGTTGGGCCTACCGCTGTTCAGCAAGGACGCGGTCAAGGAGACCCTGGCCGACACGCTCGGGCTCGGGCCCCCGCCCGGTTCCACCGCGCGGGGGTGGAGCAGTGCCCTCGGCCGCGCCGCCGCCGAGACGCTGTGGACGCTGCTGGGGCACGCGCCCGGCGGCGCGGTGCTGGAGAGCCCGTGGCTCGGCGGCACCCGCCCGTTCGCGACGGCCGGGCTGGCCAGGGCCGGTGTGTCGGAGGTCCAGGAGGTCTGGTGCGAGGTGCCGCCGGAGGTCGCGCGGCGCCGCTGCGCTGAGCGGGCCGCGGGCCGGCACCCGGTGCACCTCGACGACCTGCCGGGTACGGACCCGGACCCGGACGGGCGCTGGGAGCTGTGGAGCCGGACGGCCGTCCCGCTGGCCCTCGGGACGGTGCACCGCGTCGACACCACCCGCCGGGTGGACGTCGCACTGCTGGCGGGGAGGATCAGGGCGGCGGACGGATCCGGCCGGGCCGGCGGCCGTCCCGGGTAG
- a CDS encoding DUF5994 family protein, whose translation MTPTGTPAGRLDGAWWPRSRDLLRELPALAAELDRSWGRVTRITVNPARWPAVPRRIPVAGHNVHAGWFDREQDEHEIMVRSYTTHRLDLLVVPPETTADEARRLMAAAADPRNPLTADALIAGGPAEGHSKEPRV comes from the coding sequence CTGACACCCACCGGAACGCCCGCGGGAAGGCTGGACGGCGCCTGGTGGCCCCGCTCCCGCGACCTGCTCCGCGAACTCCCCGCCCTGGCGGCGGAACTGGACCGCAGCTGGGGCCGGGTCACCCGGATCACCGTGAATCCCGCCCGGTGGCCCGCCGTCCCGCGCCGCATACCGGTGGCCGGCCACAACGTCCACGCCGGCTGGTTCGACCGGGAACAGGACGAGCACGAGATCATGGTCCGGTCCTACACGACCCACCGCCTCGACCTCCTGGTGGTGCCGCCGGAGACCACCGCGGACGAGGCCCGCAGGCTGATGGCGGCGGCGGCCGACCCCCGCAACCCTCTCACCGCCGATGCCCTGATCGCCGGCGGCCCGGCCGAAGGCCACTCGAAGGAGCCCCGCGTATGA
- a CDS encoding CBS domain-containing protein produces MTVTLQPATPYLTATVGDLMDPPGLQVDDDVMVDTALDILQGSGTDHLLVRGDDGRCAGLLTALQLAPFRARSWYTERTPVRDIVFDRAPFAAAGMPAATAFAAMQQRELDSWPVVDHDGHVVGLLRRP; encoded by the coding sequence ATGACCGTGACCCTCCAGCCCGCCACCCCGTACCTCACCGCCACCGTCGGCGACCTGATGGACCCGCCCGGGCTGCAGGTCGACGACGACGTCATGGTGGACACCGCCCTGGACATCCTGCAGGGCTCCGGCACGGACCACCTCCTGGTCCGGGGCGACGACGGCCGCTGCGCCGGGCTGCTGACCGCTCTGCAGCTCGCGCCGTTCCGTGCGCGCTCCTGGTACACCGAGCGCACGCCCGTCCGTGACATCGTGTTCGACCGGGCCCCGTTCGCCGCCGCCGGCATGCCCGCCGCCACGGCGTTCGCCGCCATGCAGCAGCGGGAGCTGGACAGCTGGCCAGTGGTCGACCACGACGGCCACGTCGTCGGGCTCCTCCGCCGGCCCTGA
- a CDS encoding MbtH family protein, translating to MFAVVVNDEEQYSVWPAHREVPAGWHPEGTRGTRAECLARIAEIWTDLRPLSARR from the coding sequence ATGTTCGCCGTTGTCGTCAACGACGAGGAGCAGTACTCGGTCTGGCCCGCCCACCGTGAGGTGCCCGCCGGCTGGCACCCCGAGGGCACCCGCGGCACCCGCGCGGAGTGCCTGGCCCGCATCGCCGAGATCTGGACCGACCTGCGCCCGCTCAGCGCCCGCCGCTGA